The Halobacterium sp. CBA1132 genome has a segment encoding these proteins:
- a CDS encoding 5'-deoxyadenosine deaminase — protein MTLLCADAVVCDAEQVIEDGAVVVAGDRIEAVGDRAALADAYPDHERVECDLLAPGLVGAHVHSVQSLGRGIADDEELLDWLFDHVLPMEASMGADEMRAAADLGYLEMVESGTTTVVDHLSVAHAEEAFDAAVDAGIRALMGKVLMDKDSPDGLVEDTDAALAESERLIREYDGAGGGRVRYAVTPRFAVSCTEECLRGCRELADEYDVRIHTHASENRGEIETVEDETGMRNVHWLDEVGLTGEDVVLAHCVWTDETEREVLAETGTHVTHCPSSNMKLASGVAPIRDYLDRGINVALGNDGPPCNNTLDAFTEMRQASLLGKVEDLDPTAIPARAVFEMATRNGAAAAGFEDVGKLREGWKADVVGLTTDNARSTPIHDPYSHLAFAAHGDDVTFTMVDGELLYRDGEHVRLDDAGIRERAREFARAY, from the coding sequence ATGACGCTACTGTGCGCCGACGCGGTCGTCTGCGACGCCGAGCAGGTCATCGAGGACGGCGCGGTCGTCGTCGCCGGCGACCGCATCGAAGCGGTCGGCGACCGCGCGGCCCTCGCGGACGCGTACCCGGACCACGAGCGCGTCGAGTGCGACCTGCTCGCGCCCGGGCTCGTCGGCGCGCACGTCCACTCCGTGCAGAGCCTCGGCCGCGGCATCGCGGACGACGAGGAACTGCTGGACTGGCTGTTCGACCACGTGCTCCCGATGGAGGCGTCGATGGGCGCCGACGAGATGCGCGCGGCCGCGGACCTCGGCTACCTCGAAATGGTCGAGTCGGGAACGACGACCGTCGTCGACCACCTCTCGGTCGCGCACGCCGAGGAGGCGTTCGACGCCGCCGTCGACGCCGGCATCCGCGCGCTCATGGGGAAAGTCCTGATGGACAAGGACTCCCCAGACGGCCTCGTCGAGGACACGGACGCCGCACTCGCGGAGTCCGAGCGCCTCATCCGCGAGTACGACGGTGCGGGCGGCGGCCGCGTCCGGTACGCGGTCACCCCGCGCTTCGCCGTCTCCTGCACCGAGGAGTGCCTGCGCGGCTGCCGCGAGTTGGCCGACGAGTACGACGTGCGCATCCACACGCACGCCAGCGAGAACCGCGGCGAAATCGAGACCGTCGAGGACGAGACGGGGATGCGCAACGTCCACTGGCTCGACGAGGTCGGCCTCACCGGCGAGGACGTGGTGCTCGCGCACTGCGTGTGGACCGACGAAACCGAGCGCGAGGTGCTCGCCGAGACGGGGACGCACGTCACGCACTGCCCGTCCTCGAACATGAAACTCGCCTCCGGCGTCGCGCCGATTCGGGACTACCTCGACCGCGGCATCAACGTCGCGCTCGGCAACGACGGCCCGCCCTGCAACAACACGCTGGACGCGTTCACGGAGATGCGCCAGGCCAGCCTCCTCGGGAAGGTCGAAGACCTCGACCCGACCGCGATTCCCGCGCGCGCCGTCTTCGAGATGGCGACCCGCAACGGCGCGGCGGCCGCGGGCTTCGAGGACGTCGGGAAACTCCGCGAGGGGTGGAAGGCGGACGTCGTCGGCCTCACCACGGACAACGCGCGCTCGACGCCGATTCACGACCCGTACTCGCATCTCGCGTTCGCGGCGCACGGCGACGACGTGACGTTCACGATGGTCGACGGCGAACTCCTCTACCGGGACGGCGAGCACGTCCGACTGGACGACGCCGGCATCCGGGAGCGCGCCCGCGAGTTCGCGCGAGCGTACTGA
- a CDS encoding Glu/Leu/Phe/Val dehydrogenase — protein sequence MTESGPLDNMLAQMEQAREYVDIDDGIFERLKYPERTLSVSLPVEMDDGSVEVFEAYRCQFDGARGPFKGGIRYHPSVSEEEVSALAGWMTWKTALVDLPFGGAKGGIICNPKELSQSEIEQLTRRYTEGIRRIIGPDTDIPAPDVNTNPRTMAWIMDTYSVYQGYAVPEIVTGKPLEVGGTAGRVEATGRGVTIVTEETFEYLGVDVEDADIAIQGFGNVGSVTAQLLAERGANVVAVSDVTGAIYDPDGLDVEDVGAHVANDGRLEDYDAPEHITNDDLLTMDVDALIPAAIEDVITVDVAERLQADVVVEAANGPTTFDAAGVLKERDVPVVPDILANAGGVIVSYLEWVQNSQQYSWELEEVNRDLEARLTTAFDEMLAAYEQKDIPDLRTAAYTIALERTADAHEYRGLFP from the coding sequence ATGACAGAGAGCGGCCCACTGGACAACATGCTCGCGCAGATGGAGCAGGCGCGGGAGTACGTCGACATCGACGACGGCATCTTCGAGCGGCTGAAGTACCCCGAGCGCACCCTCTCGGTGAGTCTCCCCGTGGAGATGGACGACGGCTCCGTGGAAGTGTTCGAGGCCTACCGCTGCCAGTTCGACGGGGCGCGCGGCCCGTTCAAGGGCGGCATCCGCTACCACCCGAGCGTCTCCGAGGAGGAGGTCTCCGCGCTCGCGGGGTGGATGACGTGGAAGACCGCGCTCGTGGACCTGCCGTTCGGCGGCGCGAAGGGCGGCATCATCTGCAACCCCAAGGAGCTCTCCCAGTCCGAAATCGAGCAGCTCACCCGCCGCTACACGGAGGGCATCCGCCGCATCATCGGCCCGGACACGGACATCCCGGCGCCGGACGTGAACACGAACCCGCGCACGATGGCCTGGATCATGGACACGTACTCCGTCTACCAGGGCTACGCTGTCCCCGAAATCGTCACCGGGAAGCCGCTGGAAGTCGGCGGGACCGCGGGCCGCGTGGAGGCGACCGGCCGCGGCGTCACCATCGTCACCGAGGAGACCTTCGAGTACCTCGGGGTCGACGTCGAGGACGCCGACATCGCCATCCAGGGGTTCGGGAACGTCGGCAGCGTGACCGCCCAGCTGCTCGCCGAGCGCGGCGCGAACGTCGTCGCAGTCTCCGACGTCACGGGCGCCATCTACGACCCGGACGGCCTCGACGTGGAGGACGTCGGCGCGCACGTCGCCAACGACGGCCGCCTCGAAGACTACGATGCCCCCGAACACATCACCAACGACGACCTGCTGACGATGGACGTGGACGCGCTCATCCCCGCGGCCATCGAGGACGTCATCACCGTCGACGTCGCCGAGCGCCTGCAGGCGGACGTGGTCGTGGAGGCCGCCAACGGCCCGACGACGTTCGACGCCGCGGGCGTCCTGAAGGAACGCGACGTGCCCGTCGTGCCGGACATTCTCGCGAACGCGGGCGGCGTCATCGTCTCGTACCTCGAGTGGGTGCAGAACAGCCAGCAGTACTCGTGGGAACTCGAAGAGGTCAACCGCGACCTCGAAGCGCGACTGACGACGGCGTTCGACGAGATGCTCGCCGCCTACGAGCAGAAGGACATCCCGGACCTGCGGACCGCCGCGTACACTATCGCGCTCGAACGCACGGCCGACGCCCACGAGTACCGCGGGCTGTTCCCGTGA
- a CDS encoding NAD(P)/FAD-dependent oxidoreductase, whose amino-acid sequence MTDVDVAIVGGGPAGSAAAYAAADRGADAVVYEKGVPRADRDRLGSDSTDAAGFLDYWLEVADLDFAEIPDDVVERELEDAQFIGPEEEVVVDRTGIDADYDNFGFTFHRAKFDDWLRDRAEDAGADYVAGTSVKGVDSDLSGGHEHTLTLGDGEEVTAEYLVLADGPQRQVTMRVLDPLLPEGKRASDLLSPPSANHIAYQEYRQFPDELFDDDTLKFWWGWMPGETAYPWVFPNRDGVARVGLTMPIGLDIEDFDASEWRLLREDDDRIPSGKEYLRRLLEDLYGDEYDVEADFPLVEGHGKSNSTETYAISSTRPIESPTDAGIAVVGGAMGTTSSFHEGGDHVAYRTGTLAGELVAEGNLEEYNAAWHDAIGEEIRRNVAMADVVAEFGPDDWDKTIRITRQMLAGSDNGKIISKSNARSAAGGLKLYTKYKRAKFRYRKGKYAQIRESDYSL is encoded by the coding sequence ATGACCGACGTAGACGTGGCCATCGTGGGCGGCGGGCCGGCGGGGTCGGCAGCCGCGTACGCGGCCGCCGACCGGGGCGCGGACGCCGTCGTCTACGAGAAGGGCGTGCCGCGGGCCGACCGCGACCGCCTCGGCTCGGACTCGACGGACGCCGCGGGTTTCCTCGACTACTGGCTGGAGGTCGCGGACCTCGACTTCGCGGAGATTCCCGACGACGTCGTCGAGCGGGAACTCGAGGACGCACAGTTTATCGGCCCCGAGGAGGAGGTCGTCGTCGACCGCACGGGCATCGACGCCGACTACGACAACTTCGGGTTCACGTTCCACCGCGCGAAGTTCGACGACTGGCTGCGCGACCGCGCTGAGGACGCTGGCGCCGACTACGTCGCCGGCACCAGCGTCAAGGGCGTCGACTCGGACCTCTCTGGCGGCCACGAGCACACGCTCACGCTCGGCGACGGCGAGGAAGTGACCGCGGAGTACCTCGTGCTCGCGGACGGCCCGCAGCGACAGGTCACGATGCGTGTGCTCGACCCGCTGCTGCCCGAGGGCAAGCGCGCCAGCGACCTGCTCAGTCCGCCGTCGGCGAACCACATCGCGTACCAGGAGTACCGGCAGTTCCCCGACGAACTGTTCGACGACGACACGCTGAAGTTCTGGTGGGGATGGATGCCCGGCGAGACCGCCTACCCGTGGGTGTTCCCGAACCGGGACGGCGTCGCGCGCGTCGGCCTCACGATGCCAATCGGGCTGGACATCGAGGACTTCGACGCGAGCGAGTGGCGCCTGCTCCGCGAGGACGACGACCGCATCCCCTCCGGGAAAGAGTACCTCCGGCGGCTCCTCGAAGACCTCTACGGCGACGAGTACGACGTCGAGGCGGACTTCCCGCTCGTGGAGGGGCACGGCAAGTCCAACAGCACGGAGACGTACGCCATTTCGTCGACGCGCCCAATCGAGTCTCCGACCGACGCCGGTATCGCCGTCGTCGGCGGCGCGATGGGAACCACGTCGTCGTTCCACGAGGGCGGCGACCACGTCGCCTACCGCACCGGCACGCTCGCCGGCGAACTCGTCGCAGAGGGCAACCTCGAGGAGTACAACGCCGCGTGGCACGACGCCATCGGCGAGGAGATTCGGCGGAACGTCGCGATGGCGGACGTCGTCGCGGAGTTCGGTCCCGACGACTGGGACAAGACCATCCGCATCACTCGACAGATGCTAGCGGGAAGCGACAATGGGAAGATTATCTCGAAGTCGAACGCGCGCTCGGCGGCCGGCGGCCTCAAGCTCTACACGAAGTACAAGCGCGCGAAGTTCCGCTACCGGAAGGGCAAGTACGCCCAGATTCGGGAGAGCGACTACTCGCTGTAG
- the bcp gene encoding thioredoxin-dependent thiol peroxidase: MLSEGDSAPDFELQNQDGEPVALSDFDGQYRVVYFYPRADTPGCTTEACSFRDNWDEYADRDVPVFGISDDPVEDLKDFAEKYDLPFDLLSDEDGSVSEAYDSYGEKNVFGNEVVGTFRNTYVVGPDGDIVAAFEGVDPDEHAEEVLAVID; this comes from the coding sequence ATGCTCTCGGAAGGCGATTCCGCACCCGACTTCGAGTTACAGAATCAGGACGGCGAGCCGGTCGCGCTGTCGGATTTCGACGGCCAGTACCGCGTCGTCTACTTCTACCCGCGCGCGGACACGCCGGGCTGTACGACCGAGGCGTGTAGCTTCCGGGACAACTGGGACGAGTACGCGGACCGCGACGTGCCCGTCTTCGGCATCAGCGACGACCCCGTCGAGGACCTCAAGGACTTCGCCGAGAAGTACGACCTCCCCTTCGACCTGCTCAGCGACGAGGACGGTTCGGTGTCCGAGGCGTACGACTCCTACGGCGAGAAGAACGTCTTCGGGAACGAGGTCGTCGGCACCTTCCGGAACACGTACGTCGTCGGGCCGGACGGCGACATCGTGGCGGCGTTCGAGGGCGTCGACCCGGACGAGCACGCCGAGGAAGTGCTCGCCGTCATCGACTAG
- a CDS encoding tautomerase family protein: MPLLQFDADFQMSDADADAFADTVTDLYAETMDADRSYVAVVVRDDGHLSLGRAADGRQVFCSADVRTGRDEETKRKFATGVMDEAAERFGVPDENLKVVFTEHAGAQMQGVDRVGGDWG; encoded by the coding sequence GTGCCACTGCTCCAGTTCGACGCCGACTTCCAGATGAGCGACGCCGACGCCGACGCGTTTGCGGACACCGTCACCGACCTGTACGCCGAGACGATGGACGCCGACCGGTCGTACGTCGCGGTGGTCGTGCGCGACGACGGACACCTCTCGCTGGGGCGCGCGGCGGACGGCCGGCAGGTGTTCTGTTCGGCTGACGTGCGGACGGGCCGCGACGAAGAGACGAAACGAAAGTTCGCGACAGGCGTGATGGACGAGGCCGCCGAGCGCTTCGGCGTCCCCGACGAGAATCTGAAAGTCGTGTTCACCGAGCACGCGGGCGCCCAGATGCAGGGCGTCGACCGCGTCGGCGGCGACTGGGGCTAG
- a CDS encoding O-methyltransferase, which translates to MNDVLSDTLDAFLDAANPQPTELLAEMTEYGREQNFPIVGPDVGQFFRVVATLADAERVFEFGSGFGYSAAWFRTALPADGDIVLTDYDESNLATAREFLDRQDGATAHYEAGDAMETFQRYDGPFDVVLLDHDKPQYVDAFEDAREKLADGGCVVADNVMAGPVEPENVTAALDGAEPVDGHTAAIAAYVEHVRDDPDFETAFVPLGEGISVSVKR; encoded by the coding sequence ATGAACGACGTGCTGAGTGACACCCTCGACGCCTTCCTCGACGCCGCGAACCCCCAGCCCACCGAGCTACTCGCGGAGATGACCGAGTACGGCCGCGAACAGAACTTCCCCATCGTCGGACCGGACGTCGGCCAGTTCTTCCGCGTGGTGGCGACGCTTGCCGACGCCGAGCGCGTCTTCGAGTTCGGCTCCGGGTTCGGCTACTCGGCGGCGTGGTTCCGCACCGCGCTCCCCGCGGACGGCGACATCGTACTCACGGACTACGACGAGTCGAACCTCGCGACCGCCCGAGAGTTCCTCGACCGACAGGACGGCGCCACCGCGCACTACGAGGCCGGCGACGCGATGGAGACCTTCCAGCGCTACGACGGCCCCTTCGACGTCGTGCTCCTCGACCACGACAAACCCCAGTACGTCGACGCCTTCGAGGACGCCCGCGAGAAACTCGCCGACGGCGGATGCGTCGTCGCGGACAACGTGATGGCGGGGCCGGTCGAACCCGAGAACGTCACGGCCGCGCTGGACGGCGCAGAACCGGTCGACGGCCACACGGCGGCAATCGCGGCGTACGTCGAACACGTCCGCGACGACCCCGACTTCGAGACGGCGTTCGTGCCGCTCGGCGAGGGTATCTCGGTCAGCGTGAAGAGATAG
- a CDS encoding mechanosensitive ion channel family protein encodes MTRRATFYVLAALAAGVLAAVVPSALAAALDTTYPVAVVAARGLTAAAVALAVAAGYHLVTSLAFASTMDKRRRHRAQSVLRLAFLVVAAIAVLGVVTDRWVPALVSLGVAGVAVSLALQQPLLSLLGWVYVMTKQPYQVGDRVRIDDSKGDVIDVDYLVTTLWEVNGELVSTNQPSGRHITVPNSVVLTSHIVNFSREEFPYVWNELPVQVAYETDLEFARSLLQETTEEYLGEQMAREVEKFRRQLAETPVELEVQDRPSVNVKQGESWVELRVRYLVSPKRAQRVRNDLYERVLEAFNEHPERVKFPVSRNR; translated from the coding sequence GTGACCCGCCGCGCCACGTTCTACGTCCTCGCCGCGCTCGCCGCCGGCGTTCTCGCCGCAGTAGTGCCGTCGGCGCTCGCGGCCGCGCTCGACACGACGTACCCAGTCGCAGTCGTCGCGGCGCGCGGCCTCACGGCCGCCGCCGTCGCGCTCGCCGTCGCTGCCGGCTACCACCTCGTCACGTCGCTGGCGTTCGCGTCCACGATGGACAAGCGCCGCCGCCACCGCGCGCAGTCCGTGCTCCGCCTCGCGTTCTTGGTCGTCGCCGCCATCGCGGTGCTGGGCGTCGTCACCGACCGCTGGGTGCCCGCGCTCGTCTCCCTCGGTGTCGCGGGTGTGGCGGTCTCGCTGGCGCTCCAGCAGCCGCTGTTGAGCCTGCTCGGGTGGGTGTACGTGATGACCAAGCAGCCCTACCAAGTGGGAGACCGCGTGCGCATCGACGACTCGAAGGGCGACGTCATCGACGTCGACTACCTCGTGACGACCCTCTGGGAGGTCAACGGCGAACTCGTCTCGACGAACCAGCCCTCCGGCCGGCACATCACCGTGCCGAACAGCGTCGTCCTCACGAGCCATATCGTGAACTTCAGCCGCGAGGAGTTCCCGTACGTGTGGAACGAACTCCCCGTACAGGTCGCCTACGAGACGGACCTCGAATTCGCCCGATCGCTCCTGCAGGAGACCACCGAGGAGTACCTCGGCGAGCAGATGGCCCGAGAAGTCGAGAAGTTCCGCCGCCAACTCGCGGAGACCCCCGTGGAACTGGAGGTGCAGGACCGCCCGAGCGTGAACGTCAAGCAGGGGGAGTCGTGGGTGGAACTCCGCGTGCGCTACCTCGTCAGCCCGAAGCGCGCCCAGCGCGTCCGGAACGACCTCTACGAGCGCGTGCTCGAAGCGTTCAACGAGCACCCCGAGCGCGTGAAGTTCCCCGTGAGCCGGAACCGCTGA
- a CDS encoding thioredoxin family protein, with protein sequence MVEMESETELEQGDPAPDFELPGTDGEAHALDDFDDYEAVLLVFTCNHCPYAKAKFDALNDIAADYDDAAVVGINPNDAEEYPDDSFERMQELVDEGTIQYDAYLRDESQEVARAYGAVCTPDPFLLRNTDDGFEVAYHGRLDDALNPSDEPTRPGGDVRDAIDSILAGEPVEKEWRPSRGCSIKWTDD encoded by the coding sequence ATGGTCGAGATGGAATCCGAGACGGAACTGGAGCAGGGCGACCCCGCGCCCGACTTCGAGCTTCCGGGGACGGACGGCGAAGCGCACGCCCTCGACGACTTCGACGACTACGAGGCGGTGCTTTTGGTGTTCACGTGCAACCACTGCCCGTACGCGAAAGCGAAGTTCGACGCGCTCAACGACATCGCGGCGGACTACGACGACGCCGCAGTCGTCGGTATCAATCCGAACGACGCGGAGGAGTACCCCGACGACTCCTTCGAGCGCATGCAGGAGTTAGTGGACGAGGGCACCATCCAGTACGACGCCTACCTCCGCGACGAATCCCAGGAGGTCGCTCGCGCGTACGGCGCGGTCTGCACCCCGGACCCGTTCCTCCTGCGGAACACCGACGACGGCTTCGAAGTAGCCTACCACGGCCGCCTCGACGACGCGCTCAACCCCAGCGACGAGCCCACGCGGCCGGGCGGCGACGTCCGCGACGCCATCGACAGCATTCTCGCAGGCGAGCCGGTCGAAAAGGAGTGGCGCCCCTCCCGTGGCTGTTCTATCAAGTGGACCGACGACTGA
- a CDS encoding MBL fold metallo-hydrolase, whose translation MHHIQLSNAAFEGQNSVYLLGDGDASAPTTLVDTGVATPDVEAELRAALDARGVSFADVDRVLLTHWHNDHAGLAGAIQAESDATVVIHEADADLVAQRGTAREDLYDAQEAALYDWGLPDDEREGLLAFNDEHSDLRGEPADVTEITDGDTVSLGPFEAEVVHLPGHAAGLVAYVVERDGRREAFVGDAILPKYTPNVGGADIRVDRPLAQYLDSLLRIEALDLDRAWPGHRGPIIAPSERARDITSHHEERTARVERAVADLAPATPWAVSAQLFGSLSGIHVLHGPGEAYAHLDHLVHEGRLEATPEGYVPA comes from the coding sequence GTGCACCACATCCAGTTGTCGAATGCCGCCTTCGAGGGGCAGAACAGCGTCTACCTCCTCGGGGACGGCGACGCGAGCGCGCCGACGACGCTCGTGGACACGGGCGTCGCGACGCCGGACGTCGAAGCCGAACTGCGGGCCGCGCTCGACGCGCGCGGCGTCTCGTTCGCGGACGTGGATCGCGTGCTGCTGACGCACTGGCACAACGACCACGCGGGCCTCGCGGGCGCCATTCAAGCCGAGAGCGACGCCACCGTCGTCATTCACGAGGCGGACGCGGACCTCGTCGCGCAGCGCGGGACCGCCCGCGAGGACCTCTACGACGCGCAGGAGGCCGCACTCTACGACTGGGGGCTGCCCGACGACGAGCGCGAGGGATTGCTAGCGTTCAACGACGAACACAGCGACCTCCGCGGCGAGCCCGCAGACGTGACCGAAATAACAGACGGCGACACCGTCTCGCTCGGCCCGTTCGAGGCAGAAGTCGTCCACCTGCCCGGGCACGCCGCCGGCCTCGTCGCGTACGTTGTCGAGCGCGACGGGCGCCGCGAGGCGTTCGTCGGGGACGCGATTCTCCCGAAGTACACGCCGAACGTTGGCGGCGCGGACATCCGCGTCGACCGGCCGCTCGCCCAGTATCTCGACAGCCTGCTGCGCATCGAAGCGCTGGACCTCGACCGCGCGTGGCCCGGCCACCGCGGCCCGATAATCGCGCCGAGCGAGCGCGCCCGGGACATCACCTCCCACCACGAGGAGCGCACTGCACGCGTCGAGCGAGCCGTCGCCGACCTCGCGCCCGCGACGCCGTGGGCGGTCAGCGCCCAACTGTTCGGGTCGCTGTCGGGAATCCACGTCCTCCACGGCCCCGGCGAGGCGTACGCGCACCTCGACCATCTCGTCCACGAGGGTCGCCTCGAAGCGACCCCGGAGGGCTACGTGCCGGCCTGA
- a CDS encoding uracil-DNA glycosylase family protein yields MQNVTDRTSNPFGMQPPCESFVPGYGDANADFHVVGDHPGVHGGAESGVPFTGTDSGERLRRSLTAAGLLDDDGEPVELFLSYLHSCVPDGDPTERDYVEMEPFFDAELRAITAHVLLPVGERATRHVFENYTAIAADDLTLADVHGEELHGSGWLVVPALDPSEWTDDDEATYIDALRGLRETDYRREADLGRFLVGPESYRVR; encoded by the coding sequence GTGCAGAACGTCACGGACCGAACGAGCAACCCGTTCGGCATGCAGCCGCCCTGCGAGTCGTTCGTCCCGGGGTACGGCGACGCGAACGCCGACTTCCACGTCGTCGGCGACCATCCGGGCGTCCACGGCGGCGCCGAGTCGGGCGTGCCGTTCACGGGAACCGACAGCGGCGAGCGCCTCCGGCGCTCGCTGACCGCGGCGGGCCTGCTCGACGACGACGGCGAGCCGGTGGAACTCTTCCTCTCGTATCTTCACTCCTGCGTCCCGGACGGCGACCCGACGGAACGCGACTACGTGGAGATGGAGCCGTTCTTCGACGCTGAACTTCGCGCCATCACCGCTCACGTCCTGCTCCCGGTGGGCGAGCGCGCGACCCGCCACGTCTTCGAGAACTACACCGCTATCGCCGCCGACGACCTGACGCTCGCGGACGTCCACGGCGAGGAACTCCACGGGAGCGGCTGGCTGGTCGTGCCCGCGCTCGACCCCAGCGAGTGGACCGACGACGACGAAGCCACGTACATCGACGCGCTGCGCGGCCTCCGCGAGACGGACTACCGACGCGAGGCCGACCTCGGGCGGTTCCTCGTCGGCCCCGAGTCCTACCGCGTCCGGTAG